A genome region from Simkaniaceae bacterium includes the following:
- a CDS encoding transposase: protein NGLSLSDRIWECPSCKKTLDRDINAAKNILTVGLAGLAFGESGRLGNNNLLQSCSL, encoded by the coding sequence ATAATGGATTAAGCTTAAGTGATAGAATCTGGGAGTGTCCTTCTTGTAAGAAAACGCTCGATAGAGATATCAACGCAGCTAAGAATATTTTAACCGTCGGGCTGGCGGGGTTAGCCTTTGGAGAGAGTGGAAGACTCGGTAACAATAATTTGTTGCAAAGCTGTTCTCTGTGA